A stretch of the Bos indicus isolate NIAB-ARS_2022 breed Sahiwal x Tharparkar chromosome 13, NIAB-ARS_B.indTharparkar_mat_pri_1.0, whole genome shotgun sequence genome encodes the following:
- the MKKS gene encoding molecular chaperone MKKS: MSRLEAKKPSICRSDPLTGERARASLAALKGLVMSCYGPAGRLKQLHNGRGGSVVTTSQSAALLAGLPVSHPVLKVLTAAVRNHVACFSDGGLFTAILCCNLVENVQRLGLAPTTVIKLNKHLLSLCTSYLKSEDCACRIPVDFSSTQILLSLVRSILTSKPACMLIAKEVDHISTLILRAFLLTIPENAQEHIILGKSIIVPLKGQRVIDSAVLPGILIEVSEVQLMKILPIKKSDSFKVALFCVSLSGDLSDTGEGTLLVSYGVSLENAALDQLFNLGKQLVSDHVDLVLCQKVIHPSLKQFLRTHHVIAVDRIGVSLMEPLSKVTGTWPIGSLGSISPSSYGSVKDLCIAKFGCKHFFHLIPNKTTICSLLLCNRNDTAWDELKLTCQTALHALQLTIKDPYVLLGGGCTETHLVAYIRHKTRNEPESVLRDERCSQTELQLITEAFCSALESLAGSLEHDGGEILTDSKYGHFWSVQANLPSAVNWPDLPSRCGCGLYSSQEELSWSFLRSARHPFPPQTCLSREATGSADTLTLDCFTAKLSGLQVAVETASLILDLSCVIEDTN; this comes from the exons ATGTCTCGTTTAGAAGCTAAAAAGCCCTCTATCTGCAGAAGTGACCCCCTGACGGGCGAGCGTGCCAGGGCCAGCCTGGCGGCCTTGAAGGGCCTCGTCATGTCGTGCTACGGCCCAGCAGGCAGGCTGAAGCAGCTGCACAACGGCCGGGGCGGCTCCGTGGTCACCACGTCCCAGTCGGCTGCCCTCCTCGCCGGCCTGCCCGTCAGCCACCCCGTGTTAAAGGTCCTGACGGCCGCCGTGCGGAATCACGTGGCCTGCTTCAGCGATGGCGGCTTATTCACAGCCATTCTTTGCTGCAACCTTGTCGAAAATGTTCAGAGACTAGGCTTGGCACCCACCACGgttattaagttaaataagcatctTTTGAGCCTCTGCACCAGTTACTTGAAATCTGAGGACTGTGCTTGCCGAATCCCAGTCGACTTTAGTAGCACCCAGATCCTCCTGAGTTTGGTACGCAGCATATTAACAAGTAAACCTGCCTGCATGCTCATCGCAAAGGAAGTTGACCATATCAGTACTCTGATTCTGAGAGCCTTTCTGCTTACAATTCCAGAGAACGCCCAAGAGCACATCATTTTAGGAAAGAGTATAATTGTTCCTTTAAAAGGGCAAAGGGTTATAGATTCTGCTGTGTTACCTGGAATACTTATTGAAGTATCAGAAGTTCAATTGATGAAGATACTACCTATCAAAAAATCAGATTCCTTCAAGGTGGCCCTCTTTTGTGTGTCTTTATCCGGAGACCTTTCTGATACTGGAGAAGGAACACTGTTGGTCAGTTACGGAGTTTCTCTTGAAAATGCAGCTCTGGACCAGTTGTTTAACCTAGGAAAACAACTAGTTAGTGACCATGTAGATCTTGTCTTGTGTCAAAAAGTTATACACCCATCTTTGAAACAGTTTCTCAGAACTCATCATGTTATTGCTGTAGACAGAATTGGCGTGTCTCTGATGGAACCCCTGAGTAAAGTGACAG gaacatGGCCTATTGGTTCCTTGGGCTCAATCTCCCCCAGTAGTTATGGAAGTGTAAAAGATTTGTGCATTGCAAAGTTTGGctgcaaacatttttttcatcttattcCTAACAAAACAACTATCTGTAGCCTGCTTCTCTGCAACAGAAATGACACAGCCTGGGATGAGCTGAAG ctCACGTGTCAAACAGCACTGCATGCTTTGCAGTTAACAATCAAGGACCCGTATGTTTTGTTGGGAGGTGGCTGTACTGAAACTCATCTGGTGGCATATATCAGACACAAG ACCCGTAATGAGCCAGAAAGTGTTCTTCGAGATGAGAGATGCTCTCAGACAGAACTCCAGCTGATCACTGAAGCATTCTGCAGCGCACTTGAATCTCTCGCTGGCTCTCTAGAGCACGACGGAGGTGAAATTCTTACCGATAGCAAATACGGACACTTCTGGTCGGTTCAGGCCAATTTGCCTTCTGCTGTGAACTGGCCAGATTTGCCTTCCAGATGTGGCTGTGGACTCTACAGCAGCCAGGAAGAACTCAGCTGGTCCTTCCTAAGAAGTGCTCGTCATCCCTTCCCACCGCAAACCTGCCTTTCCCGTGAAGCCACAGGCTCGGCCGACACCCTGACCTTGGACTGCTTTACCGCGAAGCTTAGTGGCCTGCAGGTGGCTGTGGAGACTGCCAGTTTGATTTTGGATCTTTCATGTGTCATTGAAGATACAAACTGA
- the LOC139186432 gene encoding uncharacterized protein, with protein MKNSSWIRKNWLLVAVVSFIGVHLGTYFIQRAAKQSVKSQPEGKQKNLNNEVK; from the coding sequence atgaaaaatagCAGTTGGATCAGAAAGAACTGGCTTCTTGTAGCTGTGGTTTCCTTCATAGGTGTCCATCTTGGAACGTATTTTATACAGAGGGCTGCAAAACAGTCTGTAAAGTCTCAGCCTGAAGGCAAACAAAAGAATTTGaataatgaagtaaaataa